One Polyangiaceae bacterium genomic window carries:
- a CDS encoding universal stress protein: MALIRTILVPMDHSGGSIAALEYASSLAELCSAKVDVLHVHDHDDFKVGSSVPLAPEALREAEQHMDEAIARATNRLGDRLRRTTKHGDPLKTIVEAAGEGDFDLIVMGTSGRIGRLYMIVGSVAEGVIRNAPCPVLTVRVHEGEESLAERLRGGASLADLVRARQGVR; this comes from the coding sequence ATGGCACTCATTCGCACGATTCTCGTTCCAATGGACCACTCCGGCGGCTCGATCGCGGCGCTCGAATACGCAAGCTCGCTCGCGGAACTGTGCAGCGCCAAAGTCGACGTGCTGCACGTGCACGACCATGACGACTTCAAAGTGGGCTCCTCCGTGCCGCTTGCTCCAGAAGCGCTACGCGAAGCCGAGCAGCACATGGATGAAGCCATCGCCCGGGCCACGAACCGACTGGGCGATCGCTTGAGGCGCACCACCAAACATGGCGATCCATTGAAAACGATCGTCGAAGCAGCCGGAGAAGGCGACTTCGACCTCATCGTGATGGGCACGTCTGGACGCATCGGGCGGCTGTACATGATTGTCGGAAGCGTCGCTGAAGGCGTCATTCGCAACGCCCCCTGCCCCGTGCTCACCGTGCGCGTTCACGAAGGCGAGGAATCGCTGGCCGAGCGGCTTCGAGGCGGTGCGTCGCTCGCTGACTTGGTCCGAGCGCGACAGGGGGTCCGCTGA
- a CDS encoding AAA family ATPase: MKIPYANCDFADIRKRGYFYVDKTPFLPHLEATSGNHVIFLRPRRFGKTTLISTLENYYDINLADRFDEIFDGLWIHENPTPNRNKYLVLTLDFSPVDTTGTIEKICTSFAVQVRAAVDGFAARYAKLVPGLSELDGVMWSDTEDMAALMTQLLKTLERAGKHLYLLIDEYDHFGNRLLADGRDDVYQELVKSTGFVRSFYASLKAFTRTSTIARTFITGVSPIMLDDLSSGFNIISHISQRKEFNALAGFTRTDVENALDTLLADKPHLALDPHVGDRQVLLTTLERHYDGYRFSPRAAERLYNSTLVLYFLAQLASEEVYPNNMLDLNVRTDYGRLYQIAKSTSEKETDTRTLLEEILTNESVRARLVEQFGTRLNLGREQVASLFYYMGMLTFAEDAPPTGEARLVIPNRVMRELQWEYMSFALMDHDHIRISVDDMLAAMRVMADKGEIQRLLDVFQEHVLKKLGLRETMTFNEQTMKLMLFAYMSLSRTFRLKTEVEMGQGYCDLLLGVPDARSSNKYSWIIEAKYVQAKATKAAIEKAIEQGYAQIDKYAADRDVVESLTLGRELKAGVLVFVGLKDVFFRPWPRPAKKAAAKKAAAKKAQRK; this comes from the coding sequence ATGAAAATCCCGTACGCCAACTGCGACTTCGCCGACATCCGCAAACGAGGCTATTTCTATGTGGACAAGACACCATTCTTGCCGCACCTCGAGGCCACGAGCGGGAACCACGTCATCTTCTTGCGTCCACGGCGGTTTGGCAAGACGACCCTGATCAGCACGCTGGAGAACTATTACGACATCAACTTGGCCGATCGTTTCGACGAAATTTTTGATGGGTTGTGGATCCACGAGAACCCGACGCCCAACAGAAACAAGTACCTGGTGTTGACGCTGGACTTTTCGCCGGTCGACACGACGGGAACCATCGAAAAGATTTGTACGAGCTTTGCGGTGCAGGTCAGGGCGGCCGTCGACGGCTTTGCTGCGCGGTACGCCAAGCTCGTCCCCGGGTTGTCCGAATTGGACGGGGTGATGTGGTCGGACACGGAAGACATGGCCGCGCTCATGACGCAGTTGCTCAAGACGCTCGAGCGAGCAGGGAAGCATCTCTATTTGCTGATCGACGAATACGATCATTTTGGCAATCGGCTCCTCGCGGACGGGCGCGACGACGTCTACCAGGAATTGGTCAAATCGACGGGATTCGTGCGCAGTTTTTATGCAAGCCTGAAAGCGTTCACGCGTACGAGCACCATTGCGCGCACGTTCATCACGGGCGTGTCGCCGATCATGCTGGACGACCTGTCGAGTGGTTTCAACATCATCTCGCACATTTCGCAACGCAAAGAATTCAATGCTTTGGCCGGCTTCACGCGAACCGACGTGGAAAATGCCCTCGACACGCTCCTCGCAGATAAACCCCACTTGGCGCTCGACCCGCACGTTGGAGATCGTCAGGTCCTCCTGACGACGCTGGAACGGCATTACGATGGCTATCGCTTTTCGCCTCGGGCCGCAGAAAGGCTTTACAATTCGACGCTCGTGCTCTACTTCTTGGCGCAGCTCGCTTCGGAAGAAGTGTACCCGAACAACATGCTCGATTTGAACGTCCGTACCGATTACGGGCGCCTTTATCAGATCGCCAAATCGACCAGCGAGAAAGAGACCGATACACGGACGCTGCTCGAAGAAATTCTGACGAACGAATCCGTTCGTGCACGGCTGGTCGAACAGTTCGGGACGAGGTTGAATTTGGGTCGCGAACAAGTCGCGTCGCTCTTTTATTACATGGGTATGCTGACCTTCGCCGAAGATGCCCCGCCGACGGGAGAAGCAAGGCTCGTCATTCCAAATCGAGTGATGCGTGAGCTGCAATGGGAATACATGTCATTCGCCCTGATGGATCACGACCACATTCGCATCAGCGTGGACGACATGCTGGCAGCGATGCGCGTCATGGCGGACAAGGGTGAAATTCAACGCTTGCTCGATGTTTTCCAAGAGCATGTGCTGAAAAAGCTGGGTCTGCGCGAAACGATGACGTTCAACGAGCAAACGATGAAATTGATGTTGTTTGCTTATATGTCGTTGAGTCGCACGTTTCGATTGAAAACCGAAGTCGAAATGGGGCAAGGATATTGCGATTTGTTGCTCGGTGTGCCGGACGCTCGGTCCTCGAACAAATACTCATGGATCATCGAAGCGAAATACGTGCAGGCGAAAGCGACGAAAGCTGCGATTGAAAAGGCCATCGAGCAAGGATATGCGCAAATCGACAAGTATGCAGCGGACCGGGATGTCGTCGAGTCGCTCACGCTGGGCCGAGAGCTGAAAGCGGGCGTTTTGGTATTCGTCGGGTTGAAGGACGTGTTTTTCAGGCCATGGCCGCGGCCGGCAAAGAAGGCGGCTGCGAAAAAGGCGGCGGCGAAAAAGGCGCAGCGGAAATAG
- a CDS encoding thrombospondin type 3 repeat-containing protein: MSTTHFNFSRARRGLAAPKRRLRARAVATLATLGATFIAVAAHAAPCPLGSYCYYAPPLLPQPIVSPQGFAGDFVLASPSGTVTGTYAVNGGAPVPFSVTSGTPVIVALGMNEGITSGFNLVDQRGIEVVASSPDLIVDQRLVADFWQSSSTVKSNVVGLGTRFRAGGYALNTDVGAGDGTNYDFLSFFAPTGATITIEAPPGAMAPYWQDGIAGLTHAVTLQAGDTYMVRTVAGLDIDGALVTSDNPVSVAAGGRGWSPAGCGDDGMDHLVPTNLLGTQFVVDDYPSTAGERVRVVTDSNATDIFVDGTLVGTINAGEHFDIPVTGVTFIETSQPAYVFQNAGLLICENDLALIPPVVFAQTGPINVAFDVLGSGAVNVVIPTASLSTLTLDGAPIMNPAIVAVPLHPEWSRVRFDVMGGTHNVSADSDFQLGLVSGNGGAGLFAYYNPYRLPGCGDGVVGMGEGCDDGNVNDADGCSAACQVEATYQCTGQPSVCVVIDSDNDGVIDGDDNCVNVPNPDQADADMDGIGDACEADTDMDGVIDDIDNCVNTPNMDQADMDMDGIGDACEADTDMDGVIDDIDNCINVPNPDQADTDMDGVGNACEPDTDMDGVIDDIDNCVNTPNMDQADMDMDGIGDACDIPDADNDGIADDVDNCPMTPNMDQADTDMDGIGDACEADTDMDGIIDDVDNCVNEPNMDQADMDMDGVGDACEGDVDSDGIVDDVDNCINVPNMDQADTDMDGIGDACEADTDMDGVVDDDDNCVNVPNMDQADTDMDGIGDACEADTDMDGVVDDDDNCVNVPNMDQADADMDGIGDACEADADSDGVPDDDDNCINEPNADQADADMDGIGDACDTPDADGDGIADDVDNCLMTPNADQADADMDGIGDACDTPDEDNDGIADFMDNCPSTPNPDQLDADIDGVGDVCDADGIIIEGGSCACRQAASTTGDVGGGAMAAFGAFLLGLFRRRRKA; this comes from the coding sequence ATGTCCACTACACACTTCAATTTCTCCCGCGCTCGCCGCGGTTTGGCAGCTCCGAAGCGGCGCCTTCGCGCCCGCGCGGTCGCCACGCTCGCGACGCTTGGAGCTACGTTCATCGCCGTTGCCGCGCACGCAGCGCCGTGCCCGCTCGGCTCGTATTGCTACTACGCTCCGCCGCTGCTTCCGCAACCGATCGTATCGCCGCAGGGGTTCGCTGGGGATTTTGTTCTCGCGTCGCCATCGGGCACGGTGACGGGTACGTACGCCGTCAACGGGGGCGCGCCCGTACCGTTCAGCGTCACGAGCGGCACGCCCGTCATCGTTGCGCTCGGCATGAACGAAGGCATCACGAGCGGCTTCAACTTGGTCGACCAACGCGGCATCGAGGTCGTCGCGAGCTCGCCGGATCTGATCGTGGATCAGCGACTCGTTGCGGATTTCTGGCAATCGTCGTCGACCGTGAAGAGCAACGTCGTGGGCCTCGGCACGCGCTTTCGAGCGGGCGGTTATGCGTTGAATACCGACGTCGGCGCGGGCGATGGCACCAACTACGACTTCCTTTCGTTCTTTGCCCCGACCGGTGCGACCATCACCATCGAGGCTCCGCCTGGCGCGATGGCGCCTTACTGGCAAGACGGCATCGCGGGCCTCACGCATGCGGTCACCCTGCAGGCCGGCGATACCTACATGGTTCGCACCGTGGCGGGCCTCGATATCGATGGCGCGCTCGTCACGTCGGACAACCCCGTTTCGGTTGCAGCGGGCGGACGTGGTTGGTCTCCCGCGGGCTGCGGCGACGACGGCATGGACCACCTCGTCCCCACGAACTTGCTCGGCACGCAATTCGTCGTCGACGACTACCCCTCCACGGCGGGCGAACGCGTCCGCGTCGTCACCGACTCCAATGCCACCGACATCTTCGTCGATGGCACGCTCGTCGGCACCATCAATGCGGGCGAGCACTTCGATATTCCGGTCACGGGCGTCACGTTCATCGAGACGTCGCAGCCGGCGTACGTTTTCCAGAATGCGGGGCTGCTCATCTGTGAAAACGACCTCGCGCTCATTCCGCCGGTCGTGTTTGCACAAACGGGCCCGATCAATGTCGCATTCGACGTGCTTGGGAGCGGCGCCGTCAACGTCGTGATTCCGACGGCTTCCCTTTCGACCCTCACGCTCGACGGCGCGCCAATCATGAATCCCGCGATCGTCGCCGTTCCGCTTCATCCCGAATGGTCGCGCGTGCGCTTCGATGTGATGGGTGGGACGCACAATGTGTCCGCAGACAGCGACTTCCAGCTTGGTCTGGTGTCTGGCAACGGGGGAGCGGGTCTTTTCGCTTATTACAATCCCTATCGTTTGCCCGGTTGCGGTGACGGTGTCGTTGGCATGGGCGAGGGGTGCGACGACGGGAACGTCAATGACGCTGATGGTTGCAGCGCCGCGTGTCAGGTCGAGGCGACCTACCAATGTACGGGGCAGCCGAGCGTCTGTGTGGTCATCGACAGCGATAACGACGGCGTCATCGACGGCGACGACAACTGCGTCAATGTGCCGAACCCGGATCAAGCTGACGCGGACATGGATGGCATTGGCGACGCGTGCGAAGCCGATACCGATATGGACGGGGTGATCGACGACATCGACAATTGCGTCAATACGCCGAACATGGACCAGGCCGACATGGACATGGACGGCATTGGCGATGCGTGCGAAGCCGATACCGATATGGACGGGGTGATCGACGACATCGACAACTGCATCAATGTGCCGAACCCGGATCAGGCGGACACGGACATGGACGGCGTCGGCAACGCGTGCGAGCCCGATACCGACATGGACGGGGTGATTGACGACATCGACAATTGCGTCAATACGCCGAACATGGACCAGGCCGACATGGACATGGACGGCATTGGCGACGCGTGCGATATCCCGGACGCGGACAACGATGGCATTGCGGACGATGTCGACAACTGTCCCATGACGCCGAACATGGATCAGGCGGACACGGACATGGATGGCATTGGCGATGCGTGCGAAGCCGATACCGACATGGATGGCATCATCGACGACGTCGACAATTGCGTCAACGAGCCGAACATGGACCAGGCCGATATGGACATGGATGGCGTTGGTGACGCGTGCGAAGGCGATGTCGATTCAGACGGCATCGTCGACGACGTGGACAATTGCATCAATGTGCCGAACATGGATCAGGCGGACACGGACATGGATGGCATTGGCGATGCGTGCGAAGCCGATACCGACATGGACGGCGTCGTCGATGACGACGACAACTGCGTCAATGTGCCGAACATGGATCAGGCGGACACGGACATGGATGGCATTGGCGATGCGTGCGAAGCCGATACCGACATGGACGGCGTCGTCGATGACGACGACAACTGCGTCAATGTGCCGAACATGGACCAGGCCGACGCTGACATGGATGGCATTGGCGACGCGTGCGAAGCCGATGCCGATTCGGACGGCGTCCCCGACGACGACGACAATTGCATCAATGAGCCGAACGCGGATCAGGCCGACGCGGACATGGATGGCATTGGCGATGCGTGCGACACGCCGGATGCGGATGGCGACGGCATTGCGGACGATGTCGACAACTGCCTGATGACGCCCAACGCGGATCAGGCGGACGCGGACATGGACGGCATTGGCGACGCGTGCGACACGCCGGACGAGGACAACGACGGCATTGCGGACTTCATGGACAATTGCCCCAGCACGCCCAATCCGGATCAGCTCGACGCCGACATAGATGGCGTGGGTGATGTGTGCGACGCAGACGGTATCATCATCGAAGGTGGTAGCTGCGCTTGTCGCCAAGCCGCTTCGACGACGGGTGACGTCGGTGGTGGTGCAATGGCCGCATTCGGCGCATTCCTGCTCGGCCTGTTCAGGCGCCGTCGCAAGGCGTGA
- a CDS encoding radical SAM protein has protein sequence MHEPEERPVTRPRARRAEDGAAAKPLYAVWELTMKCDQPCQHCGSRAGRARPEELSTEEILKVAEGLSRLGCREIALIGGEAYLREDILTIVRFLADKGIRVSMQTGGRAMTRERARGLCEAGLWSIGVSVDGTADVHDVLRGNRGSHAAAMRALEAAASVGLVVTANSQVNRLNRHLLPEMARELRERGVIAWQVQITVPMGRAADHPEWILEPWEIVPVIDSLAAIQRQALSEHRGSGPVFDVIAANNVGYFGPHEMLLRSHPSGAEAHWAGCRAGINTIGIESDGTVKACPSLPTAPYVGGNVRSESLADIWRDGEAMRFTREWSADELWGFCKTCYYAENCHGGCSWTAHCTLGRRGNNPFCYHRVKTLERRGIREKLVQRERAPNEPYDFGLFEIVEESLVDANAEGMTAPAPGARVRLPIVG, from the coding sequence ATGCATGAGCCCGAAGAACGTCCCGTGACCAGACCTCGCGCACGCCGAGCCGAGGATGGCGCTGCGGCAAAGCCGCTCTACGCGGTTTGGGAGCTGACGATGAAATGCGACCAGCCGTGCCAGCATTGCGGGTCGCGTGCGGGGCGTGCGCGGCCCGAGGAGCTTTCGACGGAGGAAATTCTAAAGGTGGCCGAAGGGCTTTCGCGGCTTGGTTGTCGGGAAATTGCGTTGATTGGGGGCGAAGCGTATTTGCGCGAGGACATCCTGACGATCGTGCGATTTTTGGCGGATAAGGGCATCCGCGTGAGCATGCAGACGGGCGGGCGAGCGATGACGCGCGAGCGAGCGCGCGGGCTATGCGAGGCGGGGTTGTGGTCGATTGGGGTATCGGTCGACGGAACGGCCGACGTGCATGATGTATTGCGGGGCAACCGAGGGAGCCATGCGGCGGCCATGCGAGCGCTCGAAGCGGCGGCTTCCGTGGGGCTCGTGGTTACGGCGAATTCGCAGGTCAATCGATTGAATCGGCATCTTCTACCGGAAATGGCGCGCGAGCTGCGGGAGCGGGGCGTGATTGCGTGGCAAGTGCAGATCACGGTGCCCATGGGGCGCGCGGCGGACCACCCGGAATGGATCCTCGAGCCGTGGGAAATCGTTCCCGTGATTGACTCGCTGGCGGCCATTCAGCGGCAGGCACTTTCGGAACATCGCGGCTCGGGCCCGGTCTTCGACGTGATTGCAGCGAACAACGTCGGATATTTTGGCCCGCATGAAATGTTATTGCGTTCGCATCCGTCCGGTGCCGAGGCCCATTGGGCGGGTTGTCGAGCGGGCATCAATACGATAGGAATCGAATCGGACGGCACCGTGAAGGCGTGTCCTTCGTTGCCGACGGCGCCGTACGTGGGAGGCAACGTGCGAAGCGAATCGCTCGCCGACATTTGGCGCGATGGCGAGGCGATGCGTTTTACGCGCGAATGGTCCGCGGACGAGCTTTGGGGCTTTTGCAAGACGTGTTATTATGCGGAGAATTGCCACGGCGGCTGTTCGTGGACGGCGCATTGCACGCTCGGGCGCCGAGGGAACAATCCATTTTGTTATCATCGCGTCAAGACCCTCGAACGGCGCGGCATTCGCGAAAAGCTCGTGCAGCGCGAGCGAGCGCCGAACGAGCCGTACGACTTTGGGCTTTTTGAGATTGTGGAAGAGTCGCTCGTCGACGCGAATGCCGAAGGCATGACCGCGCCGGCCCCAGGGGCACGCGTACGATTGCCCATTGTGGGTTGA